The region CAAAGAATTCCCCGACGCTTGCGTCGCGGGTGATTGTTGGTAGTTGTTGCCAAAGAAATTCCGGTGGTAAAACCACAAAATTGGCTCAATACCTCGTTGCTCTGCTGCGAGGATAGTCAATTTTGAGGAATTTCTTTATAAACATGTTTGATGATTCAATGAAACACCATTCGTCTTTATCGATGTCTCTTTCCACGACAGCATAACTGTCGGCGTCCCCGCCGCGACGGATACACGCTTTTCTCCCGAACACCTGAACACTCGAACACTGTAACACTGCTTTCCCCCTTGTTGTCCCACCCTTTATCACTTACATTTCCTGACTATGGAAGAATAAAAGAATAAAAACGATAAGAATATATATGAGTCAAAAGAAAATACATTTAATCAGTCTCGGTTGCGCCAAGGCGTTGGTGGATTCTGAGGTGCTACTCGGCGGACTGGGTGAACTGGATATTCAGTCCATTGATAAACCGGAAGCCGCGGACGCCATTGTGGTAAATACCTGCGGATTCCTGGAGGAAGCCCGCCAGGAATCGGTGGATACTATCCTGGAAGCCGCGGAACTCAAGAAATCCGATCCCTCGAAGCAGCTGCTTGTTATGGGCTGTCTGCCGTCCCGGTTTGCCACGGAAGAGCTGGAAGAAGCGCTCCCGGAGGTCGACAAATTTTTTGAACAGGGCAAGATGGCGGAGGTCGTCCAGTACCTCAGCGGCAAGCCGTATATGGAATTCGATCCCACCTACTGGCGATCGCTCCTGACACCAAACCATTACGCGTACCTGAAAATCACCGAGGGCTGCGACAACGGCTGTAGTTTCTGCTCCATACCGATCATGCGCGGAAAACAGCAGAGCCGGACGATCCCGTCGCTAATGAAAGAAGCCGAGCGACTCGTCAGCAACGGCGTGAAGGAGATCATGATCATCGGCCAGGACACTACCTCATACGGTTGGGATCTGGACGAAAAAGTGTACCTTCATGATTTGATGCGGGAATTGTCCACAATTGAAGATCTGGAGTGGATTCGCCTGCATTATGCGCATCCGGCACACTTCTCCCGAAAGAATATCCCGGTGATGGCAGACGCTGAGAACATCTGCGCCTATCTGGACATGCCGGTACAGCATGGCTCATCAAGATTGCTGAAGCATATGCGGCGGGGCCTGGATCGGGAAGGCATATTGAAGCGCATCCGGATGGTGCGGGAAGCAATTCCAAATCTCGCCCTGCGGACCTCCCTGATCGTCGGGTATCCCACCGAGACCGAAGAGGATTTCCGGGAGTTGTACGAATTCGTTCAAGAGGTGGAATTTGATCGGCTTGGTGTGTTTACCTACTCCCATGAGCCCGGAACAATTGCCCATGATTTTGAGGATGACGTTCCCGAGCAGGTCAAATACGATCGTAAAGACGAAATCATGCTCATGCAGCAGGACATCATGCTCAAGAAAAACCACCGGCACGTCGACACAACCATGAAAGTGCTCATCGATGAATATGACAGGGTTCAGAATGAATTCGTCGGCCGGACAGAATACGACAGCCCGGATGTTGACGGTATCGTCCGTATCCCCGCCCAATCCGGTGATGCCGACATTGGTGAGTTTTACAACGTATCCATCACCGATGCCAATGAGTATGAACTATTCGGAACCATTGAGAGCTCGTGCTTTGAATCCGGAGCGGTGGAGAAGAAGCGGGCGCAGCAGGTAACAGTATAAGTTTTAGGGGCTAAAGCCCCAATAGTATTTGGCGTATTTTCCCCGGCCTGAAGGCCGGGGCTATTCAGAAAAGGACCATCGAGGGAATTCGGGCATAATATGATTAGCCCTGCGCTTTAGCGCGGGGATCGCGGAATAATACTAGAATGAGCTTCAGCCCGGAACTCGAAGGCTCAAGCCGTAATCTTGCTAGAAGCGCTTCAATCCCCCGTCCCGAAGGCGGGGTGAGTCATCTGATAATCAATTGGTTCTGGAGCACTTTTTGATTAGCCCCGGGATTTATCCCGGGGAAAAGAGACATCAGAATAGAATGGGGCTTCAGCCCCTGTAATCCCAAGATTCAGCCCGAGAATGCGGAGAGGCTAAAGCCCCAATATCTTTTGGCATATTTTCCCCCGCCATAAATGGCGGGGCTATTCAGAAACAGGCCTAGGAAGTTAATTACACAGCTGACTAGCCCCGGCCTTTAGGCCGGGGAACGGAAAACCTTAAAAGATGGGGCTTCAGCCCCAGGGAGAATCCAATGCCGTATATCCATTTCTGGCTCCATCTCATCTGGGCTACGAAAAACCGCCAACCATTGATATCCAAAGAACTAAAGCCAAAGCTTCTAAACCATATCCGCGAGAATGCTATCCAGAAGAGTATCCATCTGGATTTTATCAACGGTGTAGAGGACCATGTACATGCGCTTGTATCCCTCCTGGCATCCCAAACAATAGCTGACGTTGTCCAGTCCCTTAAGGGTGAATCTTCACGGTGGGTGAACAAGAACAAATTGACTAAAATCCGTTTTGGATGGCAAACCGATTATATGGCCTTATCGGTAAGCGAGTCCCATGTCGATAGGATTCGGGAGTATATTAAGAGCCAGGTGGATCACCATCGGACGGTGACTTTTGCAGAAGAATATCAGCAATTCCTGGAGCATTACAATTTTGAACAGTGAGGGGCTAAAGCCCCGATTTTGTTGGATGCATTAATCCCCGGCCTGAAGG is a window of Candidatus Neomarinimicrobiota bacterium DNA encoding:
- the rimO gene encoding 30S ribosomal protein S12 methylthiotransferase RimO; protein product: MSQKKIHLISLGCAKALVDSEVLLGGLGELDIQSIDKPEAADAIVVNTCGFLEEARQESVDTILEAAELKKSDPSKQLLVMGCLPSRFATEELEEALPEVDKFFEQGKMAEVVQYLSGKPYMEFDPTYWRSLLTPNHYAYLKITEGCDNGCSFCSIPIMRGKQQSRTIPSLMKEAERLVSNGVKEIMIIGQDTTSYGWDLDEKVYLHDLMRELSTIEDLEWIRLHYAHPAHFSRKNIPVMADAENICAYLDMPVQHGSSRLLKHMRRGLDREGILKRIRMVREAIPNLALRTSLIVGYPTETEEDFRELYEFVQEVEFDRLGVFTYSHEPGTIAHDFEDDVPEQVKYDRKDEIMLMQQDIMLKKNHRHVDTTMKVLIDEYDRVQNEFVGRTEYDSPDVDGIVRIPAQSGDADIGEFYNVSITDANEYELFGTIESSCFESGAVEKKRAQQVTV
- the tnpA gene encoding IS200/IS605 family transposase, translated to MPYIHFWLHLIWATKNRQPLISKELKPKLLNHIRENAIQKSIHLDFINGVEDHVHALVSLLASQTIADVVQSLKGESSRWVNKNKLTKIRFGWQTDYMALSVSESHVDRIREYIKSQVDHHRTVTFAEEYQQFLEHYNFEQ